gccatgccaagacccaccGCCTGCTTCGTCTACTGCACCcatgcctgcttcgtctgctgcacccgcgccGGCTTCAtttgctgcttccacgcctgccacgacgacgcgCGCAgtttccacgcctgccacgatgacgacgcgcctgcctccttgtcggccacggatgtggccgctacctggtcgtccgccacgccaagtgcgcccacctccttgTCGGCCAcagatgtggcccttcccgggtcacccacctcgtcaggtacagcggcgctctacgcgtcgccgccacctgactttgcctcggtggattcggggacacttggtctggcgacccaccgccatgtccccctcccgccctcccatgactctcgataaATAaatgccttgttttgtttgtttttggacatctgggatctgtccttaaTGGAGggtctctgtcatgtctgttgatgatgtttttgtttagtcatgttctgcttggtttttggacactttttagttcctgctttttcactctcttgttttgtcaccatagcaaccattagtttcacctgtttcacattttgagtcacgcacctgttttcaccaatcatgtcactattatttaaaccgatagttgccaggaagtcagcctggcgacattatctgCGGTTACCCTTGTCACTCATGTGTTCATTCCATGTCATTGTTCCATGATCGTTTCCATgcttgttccaagtaagtttttttttattcatgtcacgtttagcagttcttttgttttatgtccttagtctacgttaagtgtaagtttttgtttcatagtcaagtttgtacctccgccttgtgcgcgccttttgtttgttccttttgttagtgtttaaaataaatcatgtatttacctccaagccatgtccgatccagctttacttgcatctcgggaaaacaaacaacccatagtccacgtaTTGTCAAGATGTCactaaacttctcaatcaataacTTTACCCACTCGACATTCATTGTGGCCGGTCACTCTGGAAAGGGaatttttccttgcccggatgtggatTTAGATCAGGTGGTGTCCTTGTGgtctgtgattaagggctatatgaatacatgttttgattgatcgattgatttgtggatcagtgcaacagtttggccaacaaaaataaatagcaGTGGGACTTCTCACATCTAATACACAAGCTAAGTGTCTTTACAGCATGCGTTCAAATCAAagggatgacaaaacattttagctatagAGGTTATTGGGAACACTGACAAAGTTAAtaattaaataaaggacgagcGACCATCCCAGAAAACATACAGGAAGACTTCATTAACAAGTTGTGGCAAGGTTCCCTATACACTGCGTTTTACAgatcacctgctgcatgtttccgcCTGTCTTTAACACTCTCAGAGTCAGAGCAGGTGAGTGAAGGAGCGACCGGTGTTGCGCTTTCAAAACATCAAATGTTTTTCTCCTCCGCTGTATACTTTTAATGTGGGACAAATACACCTATctacaatattgtccacacctgttgcAGTCTAATAACAGCAGTGCGGTTTAAAATGCACGCCGAGACTCCACTGAAGTGAAGGCGGTGAAATCAAATAAAACGTAGCGATAGGCTGCAGCAAACTCCCGGAAAAGTttgttaatgttaatgttgaagctgtgaaagtgcttgatttgatatgcaCCCGAGCCTGCTTTTTTAATCTTAATATCGCAGACGATTACCCTCATTTAGCTGTGGTAGCCAAACGTTTTTTGCAGCATAACCTCTCCCCTACGTCATTGTAGTTTAACTGTAATGCTGTTCTATGGTTTGTCCTGTACAAGTGGTCAGTCACACACTCTATGTACACACTGCAGCTGCACGTACAGCAAAATTATTTGGAAGCGGTCTAGCGGAACAGGCGTTACGCGACTGATAAAACCACAATGAGTAGCATTTAGTACACAGAAATCACACCTTCAGCTCAACTGCACCCAGGCTGTGGAATGCTCTCTCTGACCatctaaggcagacctgggcaaaatacggcccgttaTTATCTACCGCATCTTCACTGGTCACTTGGCTTCTTTGCCGAGGTCAGAAGGACAAACACCAGATGTGGGGTCAGAGTCCAGGGAGGAGAAAGCAGAGGAAGATTACACGCCCGGAAGAAGACACTTCAttgcatattcatacattgtgatatatattgtaaGAGCGCGAGAGACAGGGTGCGTCCAGACAGCCTTGTGTAAGTCGCCGTCTTGATACTGGGGACAGATAGCGCTCGGACAAATTGTATTAGAATTTTATCCATTAgggaataaatacttctgatttTAAGTTTAGGCATCATGTCCTCTTTAAACATCTTCTGGCTCCAAATTAAACGAATACGTTaaaactaacaatattgctttTCAACCATTTCAATGTCTTCAGTATTTGCTGTGCAATCTGAATACAGTAACAACAAGTTGTaagcaaaaaaatattgcaagtcCAAAAATTCTAAATCATGCAAAGAGGTTGTCCGCAGACAACATATCTTTGGGTGCACATCCAACCCCCGTTTTCCAGGCAAGACATTTTATTTCCACCAGAACCTGCTCTGTTTCCAGGTCAACTTTGTAGTCCTGTGCAAGTGTGTTACTGCTAGTATCTGTGCAACGTTTCCCTGTTTGCAAGTTGCCTGCTAGCTTTTCCATGCAGCAACACTGTCCTTGTGTGTTGGGGCCATCTCATGCTTACCAAAGTTGACTAAAACTTTCTTACACTTACACTTTCAACCATTTGGATGTATTCCGTGTTTGttgtgtaattctaatacagtgCCAAAAAGTTGTGAGCGAAAAGATCTTGCAAGTGCATCATCACAGGAACCTCCTGTGGGCTAAGCACCCCCTGTTCTTCAAACCCAGTGACGCCCCGGATCTAGTCCTTTCTTCCTGGATTACTGGGACAGAGCTTAAATCCCCAATGGTATGACCACTGTTCTGTTTTACTtgcttttttaattattattactaacCCAAATAGCTCCATCAGCATAAAAACCCGCCTGGCATTGCTTCTGATTGGTTCACATTGCATGGTGCCTTTTGTGGCTGCTTAGATTCAGGCACTCAGGACTGATGCATTGGTTTGGTACTGGTTATCTCGGTCAGTCAATCGGAGTTACTCAAACTACTGCAAGCCGCAAGGACTGAAGTTtactatcattaaaaaaaataaacagagtAGTGAATGGGGAAATATAAGCGTGAGGAATGTTAAGTGTGGTGTGACAATGGGTTCAATTGCATGACTGTCACACTCAAAGTGTGAGGCTTGGGAGCGTTTTAGTACTACTTGTACTGCTGTGCATGTGGAGGGCTGTGTTGTGCTGCAGTGTGTGAAGGCTGTAATTACTGGTTAACCAACAGGTGTGCTATGAAGATTGCTGTGAATCTGATTGTTTCTCCTGCACTGCCTTTGTTCTATGCTGCTGATCAGTACGAttattagactttttttttgcaacataaCCTTTCATTGTAGTTTAACTGTACTGCTTTTTTTTATATCTACCTACTTACTTTATGGTATACACAAAGTCGCTAAATGAACAACCATTTTGTTAGTCATTTACTGTATACtagagatttccgataatggctttttttccgacatccgatattccgattttgtccaactcttaattaccgattccaatatcaaccgataccgatatatacagtcgtggaattaacacattattatgcctaattttgttgtgatgccccgctggatgcattaaacaatgtaacaaggttttccaaaataaatcaactcaagttgtggaaaaaaatgcctacatggcactgccatatttatttttgaagtcacaaagtgcattatttttttcaacatgcttcaaaacagcagcttggaatttgggacatgctctccctgagagaccatgaggaggttgaggtgggcggggtggggttgaggtggggcaagggtagggggtagcagggggtgtatattgtagcgtcccggaagagttagtgctgcaaggggttctgggtatttgttctgttgtgtttatgttgtgttacggtgccgatgttctcccgaaatgtgtttgtcattcttgtttggtgtgggttcacagtgtggcgcatatttgtaacagtgttaaagttgtttatacggccaccctcagtgtgacctgtatggctgttgaccaagtatgccttgcattacctcgtgtgtgtgaaaagccgtagataatatgtgattgggccggcacgcaacggcagtgcctttaaagtttattggcgctctgtacttctccctatgtccgtgttccgctccgtacagcggcgttttaaaaagtcatacattttactttgtaaaccgataccgataatttcagatattacattttaaagcatttatcggccgataatatcggcagtccgatattatcgggcatctctaatTTATACTATGTCAGTCTACTGATACGGCTTATGAACAGAGTCCAATTTGTTTAACTTGGcctttaagttaaaagttaactttaactttaacttgaaggGCAAGTtaaaagttaactttaacttaaaggcaagttaaaagtgaactttaactttaacttaaagtgCAAGTTAAACAAATTGGACTCTGTTCATAAGCTGTATCAGtagattgacattgattgattgatttaaacttttattagtagattgcacagtacagtacatattccgtacaattgaccactaaatggtaacacccgaatacgtttttcaacttgtttaagtcggggtccacgtaaatcaattcatggtaataaaTGACTAACACAATGGTTGTTTATGCAGCGACTGTGTGTATACCATAAAGTAAGTATAGATATAAAAAAAGCAGTACATTTAAACTACAATGAAAGGttatgttgcaaaaaaaaaagagtctaaTAATCGAATGAACAGAGTCCCATTTGTTTAACTTGCCCTTCAAGTTAAAAGTTAACTATAACCGCATAAGCCGTGTAGCGGAACAGGCATTACATAACTGATAAAACTCAAATAATGAGCAGCTATCAGCACACATAAATCACGCCTTTAGCTGAGCTGCACCCATTCTGTAGAACACTCACCCTGACTATCTGTGGCAGACCTataggcaaaatacggcccgcgggctgtatccggcccgttaagctttcaaCTCAGCCTGCCGGACttctccaaattattattttttaaaacctttaACATCGAAACCGGAGTGGCCGATTTGATGTGCAATGcaattttcaaattaccgtaagtcttgatctACAGAGAGTATTACTATGGTTGGAATCTGTAAGTCTGAGTGAAATACGGGTTATTATGGTAATATCCATCACAGCAGTTCCAGGCAGACAAGGCACAAAACAGGGTTTATTTACCAAGGCGCCAGCCTGAGTCGTGAGTGTCAGGGAAAGACACGGAAACATGTTTTGGTTACAACAGAAAAGTGATATAATATCGGATTTGTAGGTGTGTTTTTTTATCCTTTGTGTTcatgttttgttgtgtttgttaCGTACGGTTTCTAGGACGCAATGACGCAACTACGTACGtacattagctttgggtgtttttttaaataataatagcgatttggagagcgttagctatcattgaatgtatattctatcataacaacaacatgactgcaaattgttcattGCTTCTCTTGAACTGTTTTTAaagtcaagttaaagttaaagtctcgACGATAGTCCCACACACGCTAGGtattttgtcctctgcatttgacccatccccatgttcaccccctgggaggtgaggggagcagtgagcagcagcgtgcgccgtgctcgggaatcatttggtgatttaacccccaattccaacccttgatgctgaggtaatgggtcccattttttgtagtctttggtatgactcggccagggtttgaacttacaacctcccagtctcagggcggacacactaaccacaaggccactaagcTGGTTCTTGTATGTTGACGAGACCGCGTACATGTTGACGAGACCGGGCGAGTGACCGCCGTGAACACCAGTTATTTTATACGGGTCGGTAAATATTTATATTACGTAAACTTAGTaactgtgaaaaatatagacaaaatatagaaaacaaatgtgtgctgttaaaccactaatggtaacataaggtggtgttcttgttagtttatcttttgttttaaaaaatataactgTGTGCTAGTtgtaaacagcccctttaatattGGAAATCCCACGTTATTTGTTTTCAAGTACGTTCTGGGTGTTTTATTCAGCGAAAAAGAGTTTTGAGTTGGTCTGTGATAATGTTTTTAGTATTCTATCAGTCATTATTGTGTGAGAGTTTGCAGATATAGATATAATGTagatatttcatgttttaatTGTGTAGATAATGTATTTTAGCTACCTGCTTCTCTTGTTCAGTGCTCAATCAATAACGGACTTTTGTCTCAAAGAGGTTTGCTTTGGATAACATTTGTGAACTTCAAAGACaattctacagaatttcctctgaTAAGAAGTCACACCCAGTTGCCAGTGTCCAGGTCTCCATCCAAACCAATCAGATTCAACAGGCTCTCAGGTGATTTCACCACTCCAACCTATAAAAACAGAAAGTTCCTTTGACTCTCATCATTAGTCTGACCACAGAAGGTCCCTGGACTTCTTACCGGTCTTATATTGTCTGTCCACTCTTCAACTTGTGAGTATATGCACATCTGGTCATTGATGATTCATAGTCTGCTCCTATCAACCTTTCTACATCTATCCTggtttggttttgtatttgtttatcaAATTTACTAAAATCACAAATGTATTGAACGTCTTCCTCCAGAAGAAGGTCAGATGACTGGACCTTTGTCTAGCCTCAACAACAGGATGTGATTTCCAATGCATGTTAACCCCCTTATTCCTATTAATAGGTGAGTCCTTCACCTTGCAAGCCGCATCTCCAGAAGAACCTCCACATTACAGAAACCAGGCCGTCACTGCTTTCTTGGTTGTGTGTCTCTGGACTATCAGGAAGGTGAGTTGAAAGTGGAGTAGATGTCTACCGCCCAGCTGTTAAACAACAGTTTGTTTAACCACTGATAtggaaaatacattgttcacactcTGCTACAGCTCTTCAGGAAGTCCAGTAATTGGTAAATATATTGAAGAACATTTCTCTTTCAGGTTATTAAACATGGCGACTTCACTCTATCTCATTGGTGGACAGGGAGGCTATTCATTTTCTTTACATGGCCTTGACAATGGTGCCACCCTCAAGAAGATTGGAGTGGCAGTGGCCGGCTGGCAGATCAAAGCCGTGCGGGCTGAACTGACCGACGGGCGTGTGCAGACCTTTGGAAATGCGCACACTTTCAGTGAGTTTACGTTCAAACTTGGCGAGCACATCACCAAGCTGTCCCTGTGGGGGAACGGCGCCGGGACACGTCTAGGTGGCATCAGGTTCTGGACGAGTTCTGGACGCGAGTTCTTCGCACACATGACTGACTGGCCCCTGAAGACCGAGTACTCTATCGACGTTGGGTCTGGAGTCTGCCTGGGGTTGGAGGGAAGAGCTGGCTCAGACATCGACTGTATGGGGTTCCTCTTCATCAATGCTATCAAGTCTTCTGTGCTAACCAACATGACCTATCCCAGCCTGGCCATGTACACACCCCAGGTGAGTGGTACTATGTGTGGATCACCTGAGTCACAATATGGCAAATGGGATAATTATTTTCAATGCATGAATTGAACTTCTTTTTGTAGTAGGTTGTGTCCAGGAGAGATATTGCCAAGTATTTTTACTATTTCCTATCACTGacaaaagcatgttttatatctAAATCTATATCTATAGTGTCATATTTCAAAAATTTCCCTCAGCAGATTAATAAGTCTAAGTGTTAAGTAGGTcaaacatatccatccatccatccattttgtaccgcttattccctttggggtcgcaatATATCAAATTTAAGTAGGCATGTATGTTTTGTAAAAGCTCATTCGCTTTATCACTTTataaaaaagtttatattttttgtcctggttactaagtttttttttgtgttgactAAACAATATGCttatgtttgtgttttcctgtgtcttTGTTTGGGGGTTTTGTCTGGTTGTTTAATCTAGGTCAACAAAGAGTACATCAAATCAGTGTCTTATCACAACGGCACCTCTGAGACTCAAGAGCATAAATGTAGCTACAGCAGATCTGTGACCAAGTCTAACACCTGGAGCACCACCACTAAGATTGAGTCCACCGTCAGCATGAGCGTTTCAGCAGGGATCCCGGGTCTGGTGGAGGTGTCCGGTGGGTTTAGCTTGACCGTGGGATCGGAGCAGACCTCCGCAATGACCCATGAAGAGACCATAACGGAATCAGATGAGGTCAATGTGAAGGTCCCGGCAGGAAAGACCGTGAGCGTTGAGTTGTCAGTGGGACGAGCAGTCATCGACCTCCCCTACTCGGCCACCgtgaaaatcacatgcctgaatggCAGCGAGCTGACCTTCGCATCCACTGGCAGCTACACCGGTGTGGCTTACACTGCAGTGAATGTGAAAACCACTGAGTCTGATAAAGTCATGAATGTTGAATAAGATGCATCAACATCTTACTGTGCACAGTTTTTACATTAAATGCATAACATTGATTTGATTGCTAATGCAGAGCCATGTGAACTTGCTGAGTGAATGACTGTCACAGATAAATAAATCATCATCATAAAAGTTGAAATAATGGATGCTCTCACTGTGGTTGTTTTATCCTGCGTCTCCTTTGCAAAAATATTTGGTAagagtgatgttttttttttaattgttcaagGGGTCTATGCTGCAACTTGTTATTGTGTTACTGTTCTGACAGCATAAATGCTTCTTAGCCAACTTCTTCTTCTGTTTAGTTTATCCTTGTCAAAACTAAATGAAAATATTACACATTGCCATAAACACATTGTGTGGCACTTAAACGACAACAAGTCGATTTAAGGTGACTTCAACATTTTCAAAGTGGGGCTAGAGTGGGGTTGCCAACTCCCTGAGAAAAAAAGGGACACCTTGTGGGGCTGGTCAACCTgggggtttttttgccttttttataAGTGTGAAAGGAGTTTCGACTATGTGCAAAGGCTGAACAGTGGCAGCTGGACTACTATTCAGAAAAGTCCAATTGCATCAAGTAAACCTTTTTGATGACTGATAATCACACACATATTTCTAAACTATTTGACTTAAACcaacatttcaatcaatcaatcaaagtgtatttatatagcccttaatcacaagagtctcaaagggctgcacaagccacaatgacatcctcggctcagatcccacatcagggccagaaaaacctcaacccaatgggatacaatgtgaAAACTTGGAGGGGACCGTAGATGTAGGGACCCCTccgcccctgggcgaccggtgcaatggatgtcgagtggatctagttaatagtgtgagagtctagtccaggggttggcaacccgcggctccggagccgcatgcggctctttgaccactatgatgcagctcagctgcatacttgccgacccttccgattttcccaggagacttacggatctcagtgcctctcttagaaatctcccagggcaaatattctccaattttcaccctggcaactaaattaagggcgtgctgtgatggcactgcatttattatcctctatagcctgtacaaCCAGCGTTCCTGCTCGGCAACATGTTAAATGCAGCTTCTGCtcgcacacgtaagtgacagcaaggcatacttggtcaacagccacacagcttacactgacggtggacatataaaacaactttaacactgttacgttacaaatatgcgccacactgtgaacccacaccaaaaaagaatgacaaacacatttctggagaacatccgcaccgtaacacaacataaacacaacagaacgaatacccagaatcccattcagccctaactctcccggtctacattatacacccccgctaccaccaaatccccccacacatcaacccccctccccGCGTCGgtttaggtgggcggggtttggtgctagcgggtttgtataatgtagaccggaaaagttagtgctgcatgggattctgggtattcgttctgttgtgtttatgttgtgttacggtgcggatgttctccagaaatgtgtttgtcaatcttttttggtgtggattcacagtgtggcgcatatttgtaacgtaacagtgttaaagttgttttatacggcaaccgtcagtgtaagctgggtggctgttgagtaagtatgccttgctgtcacttacgtatgcaagcagaagctgcatttaacatgtggccgagcaggtacgctgtttgagcaGTCTATAGGGGGGGCTAAAGTAAGTGTCATCACGCCCTAAATGTCGggtgtctcccggaaaaattgggagggttgacaATTAtggcgctgtcaagcgccatttatatagaacttgcgggccgcactaacattaaattgtcatattaaggtgcgggccggggtgtgtgtctgagacccctggttaaaacatagcacaaagcaaaaaaaactttgtatgcagtgttatatcattttaaatttcaaaagagttttgtggctcccattgttttctttaattagtgaaactcgtcaaaatggctctttgagtgataaaggttgccgacccctggtctagtccatagtggatctagttaatagtgtgagagtctagtccttagtggggccagcaggggatcatcttgagtggagacaagtcagcagcgcagaggtccccaactgatgcacagttgagtggtccaccccgggttccgACTTTAAACTAGGTGAccactcatctgtggtcacctaataacctctccacgcaggagaaggGGTCAGAACagaaaaagagacggcagatcaactggtctaaaagaggggtctatttaaaggctagtgtatacaaatgagttttaagatgggacttaaatgtttctaatTAGATGTGCAGATTTTGGACTAACACAAATACATGGGAAAATGATTGTTcaataatgtacatttaatgcaaaataacaaaatgaacaggatgaaattaaaaaaatcctaaatataaatatttcctgCTTGACCTAacagaataaaaataaacatatttcttaAACAGACGTCATacatttagggcctgatttactaagatccaaacaccccGCGGTAAAcagcatgtttgtttttttttataaactagcgttgtactattagtgggcgtgttgcatgcgATTTACTAACACTGTGGGTAattaaaaagtggtgcagactgctttatataaatgaggattttgcatgtactatacggggcatcgcCACTGAGAccctctcatttactgcacagtcATGTTATCATTCTCCTACCTGTGGCATTTGCTATTTTTTCAATCATGCAGGAGACActgggccgtatttatcaagtttcttagaattactcataagaagtctgctaagagttgacttatgagtaaaggaGTTGTTCGCtggaagctgcacttaaaagttagttatcaagcatcttactcccactttcagcgaagtgtaggactgaatcttaagtgtcacactcagagttgaattacgacattactatggtaaacggaattttaggtgacgtcatttctgtgtccatagaaatgaccaatcaaggaagggaatcccttgtctaagaataaagaaatatcttagaaatatttaagtggacaatgggagtgtatattttgacaataaactacaaaataatacaaaacaaacaaacaatattggcaatgaatcaaaaataaatgtttccttttctttccaattcattcattaggcaactcatttgaaactggtgtgggtggctctagatataataatatatatatatatatatatatatatatatatatatatatatatatatatatatatatatatatatatatatatatatatatatatatatatatatatatatatatatatatatatatatatatatatatatatatatataaataatacccgctctgtctaaacgataccgtttgatcagctgctcatcatcaaacaaagccaggacatccttccgctccctgaacgttcgcacacgtctctctcgcctcagtgccatcccctgctggcaactcctaaccacttaggacacctctgaaggtctcttaaatatcgtggagagtaggagtggttcttagacttaagaaagttgataaatagcttttattcttaagtttcagagtaggactaaatttcgcaaattctcaggacttaagtgtaaaatggcactctaagacgcttgataaatactgCCCACTATCACTTTTTGTggccattttagaagcagtccaaagtgcatctacaatgaaaccacttgttatttatttattttaccgccGAAAGTGTGCTCATTGGAGAGATGATGCACTCCGCTCTGCAAAACAATTAATACTTCAAGATGTTTTTTTATATAACAAATATTTCAatattctttatggaaaaaaactaaCGTCATTAGAAAATACTACAGGACATCAAAGCACATCAATATCAGCCCCTTAAGGCCTCTAGCAGGTATAACattataaaatcaatcaatcaatcaatcaatgtttatttatatagccctaaatcacaagtgtctcaaagggctgtatggtGTTCctaaatagacgatatgtctaatactttttatttctgactgtgtaaaataggggtgtccaaactacggcccgcgggacaAGTGTGGCCTGCCGGCATCTTCAGATTTGCCCGCGAAACTTCATGAGTTTAGTAAGGAATCTGGCTGGTGGGGTGCCAACAGCTTTATTCCGAATTTCCGACAGCCTTATTGATGTAAATTCAACACCATCTTGCGGACAACGTGAGTAAAGGGACGACGTTGTGCAGTTGGGAgcatggccgtgccagcaacctgagggttcctggttcgatccccaccttctaccaaccttgtcacgtccgttgtgtcctgtgtgaatgtgtgtgcgaatgggtgaatgtggaaatagtttcaaagcgctttgagtaccttgaaggtagaacagCGCTGTGGCTCCGAAATGACAACACAGGCACGGCTTCTTAAAGATGGGCTCTTTACTTGGGTTTATGCCGTGAAAACTACAGGACAAGACATGAAATACAATGCTTTAGACATAGTTCAGTCACAGGCAaataaagtgctaaacaaaatagcTATCTCGTGGCCGCCTGCCACTTCG
The Entelurus aequoreus isolate RoL-2023_Sb linkage group LG18, RoL_Eaeq_v1.1, whole genome shotgun sequence DNA segment above includes these coding regions:
- the LOC133633603 gene encoding uncharacterized protein LOC133633603 isoform X2 encodes the protein MPNCTTPPSAAGRCSKPPSATSSCSTPPSAAGRCSTAPSAAGSNSTPPRPSMPRPCTPRPSTPRPAMPRPTMPRPAMPRPTMPRPAMPRPTACFVYCTHACFVCCTRAGFICCFHACHDDARSFHACHDDDAPASLSATDVAATWSSATPSAPTSLSATDVALPGSPTSSGTAALYASPPPDFASVDSGTLGLATHRHVPLPPSHDSR
- the LOC133633604 gene encoding aerolysin-like protein, whose translation is MATSLYLIGGQGGYSFSLHGLDNGATLKKIGVAVAGWQIKAVRAELTDGRVQTFGNAHTFSEFTFKLGEHITKLSLWGNGAGTRLGGIRFWTSSGREFFAHMTDWPLKTEYSIDVGSGVCLGLEGRAGSDIDCMGFLFINAIKSSVLTNMTYPSLAMYTPQVNKEYIKSVSYHNGTSETQEHKCSYSRSVTKSNTWSTTTKIESTVSMSVSAGIPGLVEVSGGFSLTVGSEQTSAMTHEETITESDEVNVKVPAGKTVSVELSVGRAVIDLPYSATVKITCLNGSELTFASTGSYTGVAYTAVNVKTTESDKVMNVE